One genomic region from Leptospira tipperaryensis encodes:
- a CDS encoding c-type cytochrome → MQKVLKWTGIFFLTLLLTGVVATALRQNLKYEAPYPDVKSSSDPAIIAKGERLAFGAAHCTDCHTANSAHSEKDSERSLAGGKKFELPVGNFYAPNITPDPETGIGKFSDAEIARSLRYGIRPDGTVLLDFMPFHNTSDEDLSAILSFVRNLKPVNNKIPEHELNVIGKILKAFVVKPVGPKGEVLKSIERAETVAYGEYLANNVANCNGCHTKRNLIGEFIGEPFAGGAPMEDPDPTKEALTPPNLTPHAEGRIKKWTEKQFLARFRQGKFISHSHMPWEAYSNMDELELKAIFKFLKSLKPTKNEI, encoded by the coding sequence ATGCAAAAAGTCTTAAAATGGACCGGAATCTTTTTTTTGACGTTGTTACTGACGGGAGTGGTTGCAACCGCTCTCAGACAAAATTTAAAATATGAAGCGCCCTATCCGGACGTAAAATCTTCCAGCGATCCGGCGATCATCGCCAAAGGAGAGCGTCTTGCTTTTGGAGCCGCTCATTGTACTGATTGTCATACAGCGAATTCGGCTCATTCGGAAAAAGATTCGGAGCGTTCTCTTGCCGGCGGTAAAAAATTTGAATTGCCCGTCGGAAATTTCTACGCTCCCAATATCACTCCGGATCCAGAAACAGGTATCGGTAAATTCTCCGATGCAGAGATTGCCAGATCGCTTCGATACGGCATCCGCCCCGATGGAACCGTCCTTTTGGATTTTATGCCCTTTCACAATACGAGCGACGAGGATCTATCTGCGATATTGTCTTTTGTGAGGAATCTAAAACCGGTAAATAATAAAATTCCAGAGCATGAACTGAATGTGATCGGGAAAATATTAAAGGCTTTTGTCGTAAAACCGGTCGGTCCCAAAGGAGAAGTTTTAAAATCGATCGAGCGCGCCGAAACCGTCGCCTACGGAGAATATCTTGCGAATAACGTCGCCAATTGCAACGGCTGTCATACAAAACGAAATTTGATTGGAGAATTTATCGGAGAACCCTTTGCCGGCGGAGCTCCTATGGAAGATCCGGATCCAACAAAGGAAGCATTGACACCGCCCAATCTCACCCCTCACGCGGAAGGAAGAATCAAGAAGTGGACGGAAAAACAGTTTCTGGCTCGTTTTAGACAGGGAAAATTTATCTCACACAGCCATATGCCTTGGGAAGCCTATTCGAATATGGATGAATTGGAATTGAAGGCGATTTTTAAATTCTTAAAATCCTTAAAACCCACTAAAAACGAAATCTAA
- a CDS encoding tautomerase family protein, which yields MPLVQIFVPAGSLSAEMKNDMIQKVTDAVVEAEGKPVVRRYTWVHINEVPDGGWGMSGKVVTLDAMKQSTETTK from the coding sequence ATGCCCTTAGTTCAAATTTTTGTCCCTGCGGGATCCTTGTCGGCGGAGATGAAGAATGATATGATTCAAAAAGTGACCGACGCAGTCGTAGAAGCGGAAGGAAAACCGGTCGTTCGTCGATACACCTGGGTCCATATTAACGAGGTTCCCGACGGAGGCTGGGGAATGTCCGGAAAAGTAGTCACGTTAGACGCAATGAAACAATCCACGGAAACTACAAAATAA
- a CDS encoding AI-2E family transporter → MIEPVVPFNPEPGKYTFLIFFSILFLFAIGVFFLVFRPYLYSSLMALILYLATRRQYKLLKGYLGDKFQWLVPWIMTTLVAMLVLIPSYFVIRTLIQEALSILFKLRISLSEDKMIETLMNFAMLTDFITDNEFFWVKVPEIYGEFAESYVDILNLDSIYGILSNASSFILGNIELPTGILMNLFFALLVLFFLYQDGKKVERFILDNLPFSRQLEEQVGRKVTSAVQTVIRGNLIISILQGTAVYVLLLIAGISSPFLYASLAAFFSIIPVVGTSVVWLPIGLYILFLENNPMMAIFFMGSGLFFYLALENFVKPRMLDKKLQVHPLLIFLSLIGGIKEFGIMGLVVGPVAVTLVVILWDFWRLYRRELILNKGHR, encoded by the coding sequence ATGATCGAACCTGTAGTTCCATTCAACCCAGAACCGGGAAAATACACTTTTTTGATCTTTTTCTCCATCCTTTTTCTTTTTGCGATCGGAGTCTTTTTTCTAGTCTTTCGTCCGTATTTGTATTCTTCTCTGATGGCTTTGATTCTTTATCTCGCGACGAGAAGACAATACAAACTGCTCAAAGGATATCTTGGAGATAAGTTTCAGTGGTTGGTCCCTTGGATCATGACAACTCTGGTTGCAATGCTCGTGCTGATTCCTTCCTACTTTGTCATACGTACTCTGATTCAGGAAGCTCTTTCCATTCTATTCAAGCTTAGAATTTCTCTTAGTGAAGATAAGATGATAGAAACCCTGATGAACTTCGCGATGCTCACGGATTTTATCACGGACAACGAATTCTTCTGGGTAAAAGTTCCGGAAATCTACGGGGAATTCGCCGAGAGCTACGTGGACATTCTGAACCTCGACAGTATCTACGGAATTCTAAGCAACGCTTCTTCTTTTATCTTAGGAAACATAGAGTTGCCGACTGGAATTCTTATGAATCTTTTCTTCGCACTTTTGGTTTTATTCTTTCTCTATCAGGATGGAAAGAAGGTGGAACGATTCATTTTGGATAACCTTCCCTTTTCCAGACAACTCGAAGAACAGGTCGGAAGGAAGGTGACTTCCGCCGTACAAACCGTGATTCGTGGGAACCTGATCATTTCGATTTTACAAGGAACTGCGGTTTATGTTCTTCTTTTGATCGCCGGAATTTCGAGTCCTTTCCTGTATGCGAGTTTGGCCGCGTTTTTTTCGATCATCCCGGTTGTAGGAACTTCGGTCGTCTGGCTTCCGATCGGACTTTATATTTTGTTTTTAGAAAACAATCCGATGATGGCGATTTTTTTTATGGGAAGCGGTCTTTTCTTTTATCTCGCACTTGAGAATTTTGTAAAACCGAGAATGCTCGATAAAAAACTGCAGGTGCACCCGCTTCTTATCTTTCTTTCCTTGATCGGAGGAATCAAAGAATTCGGAATTATGGGTCTGGTGGTCGGCCCCGTCGCCGTCACGTTAGTCGTCATTCTTTGGGATTTTTGGAGATTGTATCGAAGAGAATTGATTTTGAACAAGGGGCATCGGTGA
- the xseA gene encoding exodeoxyribonuclease VII large subunit, which translates to MEDSKPLSVTEVTRILKNLITGSKDLKNIWVRGEISNYSKANSGHIYFSLKDATSLVRCTFFNYSNKNYGGKPLSDGKEIQVYGTITLYEAGGSYNLNVSRVEELGQGDILLQIERLKQKLSAEGIFDPERKRRIPAFPKTLGIATSPSGAAIEDIIKVARSRFPGINILIAPCVVQGEDAPNSISGAIEELNRPEWNVDVIIAGRGGGSFEDLMAFNDEKVVRAYANSRVPIISAVGHQTDVLLSDFAADFATPTPTAAAEHAVPKEEDILQFLSQLEGRLKTSLNARVSSSKDRLRLLSGKFIFKEPMQLLNARSQRVDEIGIRLQKAVQNKLDLAKVRIERYTNLTPRIQGILFHKKQRAEFLTSKVEDLSPASTMKRGYSIVRNTKGKIISSPEQTKPEEELQVLLAGGTMQVIRKGK; encoded by the coding sequence TTGGAAGATTCCAAACCTCTTTCCGTCACGGAAGTTACGAGGATTCTTAAAAATCTCATCACCGGATCCAAAGACCTAAAAAATATCTGGGTCCGAGGGGAAATTTCCAATTACAGCAAGGCCAACTCCGGCCATATCTACTTTTCTCTAAAAGACGCGACCTCTTTGGTTCGTTGCACTTTTTTTAATTATTCCAATAAGAATTACGGTGGAAAACCTCTCAGCGACGGAAAAGAAATCCAAGTCTATGGAACGATCACGCTCTACGAAGCCGGAGGTTCCTACAACCTCAACGTCTCCCGAGTGGAAGAATTGGGTCAGGGAGATATTCTACTTCAGATCGAAAGACTCAAACAAAAACTTTCCGCGGAAGGAATCTTTGATCCGGAAAGAAAAAGAAGAATTCCCGCGTTTCCAAAAACGCTCGGGATTGCAACTTCTCCTTCCGGAGCGGCGATCGAAGACATTATCAAAGTGGCACGTTCCCGATTTCCGGGAATCAACATTCTCATTGCGCCTTGTGTCGTTCAGGGTGAAGACGCTCCCAATTCGATTTCAGGCGCCATAGAAGAACTGAATCGCCCGGAATGGAATGTCGACGTGATCATCGCGGGACGAGGCGGCGGAAGTTTCGAAGATCTAATGGCGTTTAACGATGAAAAGGTGGTTCGCGCCTACGCAAATTCTAGGGTTCCGATCATTTCAGCCGTTGGACATCAGACCGACGTTTTGTTAAGTGACTTCGCCGCGGATTTTGCGACCCCGACCCCGACGGCCGCGGCCGAACACGCGGTTCCAAAGGAAGAAGACATTCTTCAATTTCTTTCACAACTGGAAGGAAGACTCAAGACCTCTCTAAACGCGCGCGTTTCTTCGAGCAAGGATCGTCTTCGTCTGTTATCCGGAAAGTTTATCTTCAAGGAACCGATGCAACTCCTGAACGCAAGAAGTCAGAGAGTGGATGAAATCGGAATTCGACTGCAAAAAGCGGTTCAAAACAAATTGGATTTAGCGAAGGTAAGAATCGAACGTTATACGAATCTTACGCCGAGGATTCAAGGTATTCTTTTTCATAAAAAACAAAGGGCGGAATTTTTGACTTCCAAGGTGGAAGATCTTTCCCCCGCTTCTACGATGAAACGCGGCTATTCCATCGTAAGAAACACAAAAGGTAAAATTATCAGTTCTCCGGAACAAACAAAACCGGAAGAAGAATTACAAGTATTGCTTGCGGGCGGAACGATGCAAGTGATCCGAAAAGGAAAATAA
- a CDS encoding D-Ala-D-Ala carboxypeptidase family metallohydrolase, translating into MNKLVLKRIVIFIPLFFCSFCAFQPHTPPSKEQWNEFRKLPGNQKKIKALETFLREHKVLNVVPLEQLLRQGTDWRQTKSQPFAIPPKALWSNILPTLRVIRDLIVPQIGPVTVVYSFREEDYNEKAGGAKSSRHLHFSALDMIPDREIDHAHLKNRLLKLWEKNGAERKIGLGLYSRNRFHIDTNGFRKWEK; encoded by the coding sequence ATGAACAAGCTCGTCCTCAAGAGAATTGTTATTTTTATCCCGTTGTTTTTCTGTTCTTTCTGCGCTTTCCAACCTCATACACCTCCTTCGAAAGAACAGTGGAACGAATTTAGGAAACTTCCGGGAAATCAAAAAAAAATCAAAGCCTTGGAAACATTTCTTCGTGAACACAAAGTCTTGAATGTAGTTCCCTTGGAACAACTATTGAGGCAGGGCACGGATTGGAGACAAACGAAAAGTCAACCTTTTGCGATTCCTCCCAAAGCTCTGTGGTCAAACATCCTACCGACATTGAGGGTGATTCGCGATTTGATAGTTCCCCAGATCGGTCCGGTTACGGTGGTTTATAGCTTTCGAGAAGAAGATTATAACGAAAAAGCGGGCGGTGCAAAATCGAGTCGGCATCTTCATTTTTCCGCTTTAGATATGATCCCCGATCGCGAAATCGATCACGCCCATTTAAAGAATCGTCTTTTAAAACTTTGGGAAAAAAATGGAGCCGAACGAAAGATCGGACTCGGATTGTATTCTCGAAACCGATTTCATATCGACACGAACGGTTTTCGAAAGTGGGAAAAGTAA
- a CDS encoding DedA family protein: protein MTFQETLIQILTRFSETDPVLLWLFFAFSNFTENVFPPWPGDTITVFGGFLVARNLESFGWFALVSSTLVGNLLGAWVMYRFGNVFLHWVKKKEFPFKDSLYDEESIEKTLAWFHRNSIAVILFSRFSAGIRFFVSIVAGMVKMNPILFFGCFTIAVFLWCGILIFSGFYLGSHWEAVLGFLEIYNRIIVGLMTLLAILFFWYRRRKKTATQNS, encoded by the coding sequence ATGACTTTTCAGGAAACACTGATTCAAATTCTCACCCGATTTTCGGAAACCGATCCCGTCTTACTCTGGCTCTTTTTCGCGTTCTCTAATTTTACAGAAAACGTTTTTCCACCTTGGCCGGGAGATACGATTACTGTTTTCGGAGGATTTTTGGTTGCGAGAAATTTAGAATCCTTTGGTTGGTTCGCGCTTGTTTCGAGCACCTTAGTCGGAAACCTACTCGGAGCCTGGGTAATGTATCGGTTTGGGAACGTCTTTTTACACTGGGTGAAAAAGAAAGAATTTCCGTTCAAAGATTCTCTCTATGATGAAGAATCCATCGAAAAAACTTTGGCTTGGTTTCATAGAAACTCGATCGCCGTCATTTTGTTTAGCCGGTTTTCGGCGGGAATTCGATTTTTCGTTTCCATCGTCGCGGGAATGGTGAAGATGAACCCGATTCTCTTTTTCGGATGTTTTACGATCGCCGTTTTTCTTTGGTGTGGAATTTTAATTTTTTCCGGTTTTTATCTCGGTTCTCACTGGGAAGCCGTCTTGGGTTTTTTAGAAATCTATAATAGGATCATCGTCGGTTTGATGACCCTTCTTGCGATTTTGTTTTTCTGGTATCGAAGACGGAAAAAAACCGCAACCCAAAATTCTTAG
- a CDS encoding TetR/AcrR family transcriptional regulator, whose product MEKISRTKKEMITAARKLIQAKGVAATGLMEIVSVAETSRGSIYHHFPGGKDELICLAIEEATILAETGIIRAGRNGRNVAEVIRKIASVFRQTPENSKWQVGCPVAATAIEGHSQPPVVREAVANAFTRWSQAIESTLKNAGLKTKEAKAVGLGLLAALEGGLLLARGLSSSEPYDTIVELIIAGVTVKR is encoded by the coding sequence ATGGAAAAAATATCCCGAACGAAAAAAGAAATGATTACGGCCGCTCGTAAGCTGATTCAAGCAAAGGGAGTTGCCGCAACCGGACTCATGGAAATTGTTTCGGTCGCGGAAACTTCCAGAGGTTCGATTTATCATCATTTTCCCGGTGGAAAAGACGAATTGATCTGCTTAGCCATCGAAGAAGCGACAATTCTTGCCGAAACAGGTATCATTCGAGCCGGTAGAAATGGAAGAAACGTAGCCGAGGTCATACGAAAGATTGCTTCCGTTTTTAGGCAGACTCCAGAAAATTCCAAATGGCAAGTCGGTTGCCCCGTCGCAGCCACAGCCATAGAAGGTCATTCGCAACCGCCTGTGGTAAGAGAAGCGGTAGCAAACGCCTTCACTCGTTGGAGCCAGGCGATTGAATCCACTCTAAAAAATGCCGGTTTAAAGACAAAGGAAGCGAAAGCCGTCGGACTTGGTCTTTTGGCCGCGTTGGAAGGCGGCTTGCTATTAGCCCGAGGTTTATCTTCTTCAGAACCCTATGATACGATCGTTGAATTGATAATCGCAGGCGTGACCGTAAAACGTTAG
- a CDS encoding zinc-dependent alcohol dehydrogenase, whose product MNRALTYFSPGKLDWRESPEPTLLHPEDAIVRPVASSTCDLDIMIIQGKTPFKGPFEIGHECIGEIIEVGEGVRSFYKGQLVVVSWHLSCGQCHRCRKGLMNTCASYPQGAMFGMSVGGKWGGFFSDLVRVPNADATLFALPASLNPSHVASLSDNIPFGYELTVPHLLNNPGADVLIMGGTGSIGLFAAAYARAAGAGAVDYVDTNKARLEIAEKLGANPIESLPRQRIGKRPGRYPITVDTSASQEGLLCAIRSTEPEGYCSSVGGHFNDIAFPMLDMYAKGLHFYTGRGLGRINFAAATDFITSGKIKPEIIVTEERPFDEAPTVLSDPSMKPVLVRPSILTDVYRPKIEVP is encoded by the coding sequence ATGAACCGAGCTCTTACATACTTTTCACCGGGGAAGTTGGATTGGAGGGAATCGCCCGAACCTACCTTGTTACATCCGGAAGACGCAATCGTCCGTCCTGTTGCCTCGTCCACTTGTGATCTGGATATAATGATCATTCAAGGAAAAACACCTTTTAAAGGACCTTTTGAGATTGGACACGAATGTATCGGCGAGATTATCGAAGTCGGAGAAGGTGTTCGAAGTTTCTATAAGGGTCAGTTAGTCGTTGTTAGCTGGCACCTTTCTTGCGGTCAATGTCATCGATGTCGAAAAGGATTGATGAACACTTGTGCTTCGTATCCTCAAGGCGCGATGTTCGGTATGTCCGTAGGAGGAAAGTGGGGCGGTTTTTTTTCAGATCTCGTTCGTGTGCCGAATGCGGATGCTACGTTATTCGCCTTACCCGCGAGTCTCAATCCTTCTCACGTCGCAAGCCTAAGCGATAATATTCCTTTCGGCTACGAATTGACCGTACCACATCTTCTAAACAACCCCGGAGCCGATGTGTTAATTATGGGTGGCACCGGTTCCATTGGACTGTTTGCGGCGGCTTACGCGCGCGCAGCGGGGGCAGGAGCCGTCGACTATGTGGATACAAACAAAGCAAGATTGGAAATCGCCGAAAAACTCGGAGCCAATCCGATTGAAAGTTTACCAAGACAAAGAATTGGAAAACGTCCCGGCAGATATCCGATTACGGTCGATACGAGCGCTTCGCAAGAAGGTCTTTTGTGTGCGATTCGTTCTACGGAACCGGAAGGTTATTGTTCAAGCGTAGGAGGGCATTTCAACGATATAGCATTCCCTATGTTGGATATGTATGCAAAGGGTTTGCACTTTTATACAGGGCGCGGCTTGGGTAGAATTAATTTTGCAGCGGCTACCGACTTCATTACGAGTGGAAAAATCAAACCGGAGATCATCGTAACAGAGGAAAGGCCATTCGACGAGGCTCCGACTGTATTGAGTGATCCTTCGATGAAACCGGTATTAGTTCGTCCCAGCATTCTCACCGATGTATACCGACCTAAAATTGAAGTCCCTTAA
- a CDS encoding exodeoxyribonuclease VII small subunit, with the protein MAESKSKISFEEALLELEQIAEKLERQDFSLEESLKAYERGMELKKICQGILDTAEGKIEALTKDESKKTNKTGFRGETKTTTETKTSAQTSEEEDLF; encoded by the coding sequence ATGGCAGAATCAAAATCAAAAATTTCATTCGAAGAAGCGCTTTTAGAACTCGAGCAGATCGCGGAAAAACTGGAACGACAGGACTTCAGCTTGGAAGAATCTCTCAAAGCCTATGAACGAGGAATGGAACTCAAAAAAATATGCCAGGGAATTTTGGATACGGCGGAAGGAAAGATAGAAGCCCTTACTAAAGACGAATCCAAAAAGACTAACAAGACCGGGTTTCGAGGCGAAACAAAAACGACGACGGAAACAAAAACTTCCGCACAAACTTCGGAAGAAGAGGATCTTTTTTAA
- a CDS encoding vitamin B12-dependent ribonucleotide reductase, whose translation MKLNRHFTAPKGEESSEIRWAKRNSRISNPDGSKVFEANDIKVPEGWSQVAVDILAQKYFRRKGIPKYLKKIQEEGIPEWLQKSVPDTEKLESLKPEDRFGGETSALEVFHRLAGCWTYWGYKYKYFSDEESAKVFYDEIVYMLATQMAAPNSPQWFNTGLNWAYGIDGKSQGHYYVDPTTGKLVKSASAYEHPQPHACFIQSVDDDLVNEGGIMDLWVREARLFKYGSGTGTNFSNLRGENEPLSGGGKSSGLMSFLKIGDRAAGAIKSGGTTRRAAKMVCLDVDHPDIESFVDWKVTEEKKVASLVTGSMLNNRHLNAIISACYEMEGEDRFDPKKNSSLKKTIVEAKKVLIPDNYIKRVIDLAKQGYKEILFEELTTDWQSDAYNTVSGQNSNNSVRLTNEFMTAVEQDQPWNLYFRTEKERAKAEGRKPKASETLRARELWEKISYAAWASADPGTQYHTTINEWHTCPEDGPINASNPCSEYMFLDNTACNLASANLQKFVDLETLNFDVEGYRYLCKLWTIILEISITMAQFPSKEIAELSYKFRTVGLGYANLGSVLMILGIPYDSQEAMAITGAISSIMHMTAYATSAEMAKEQGPFAGYAKNKKHMLKVIRNHRRAAYNAPSGDYEGLTITPVGINPAFCPSYMLKAAQEDSDLALALGEKHGYRNAQVTVIAPTGTIGLVMDCDTTGIEPDFALVKFKKLAGGGYFKIINQSVPFGLKKLGYSPSEIEAIVNYCKGHATLNGAPIVNTQALKEKGFTNEILEKVEASLPLAFDINFAFNKFNLGEDFLTRNLGIAKEIFDVPGFSLLEYLGFSKDDINKANDYVCGTMTIENAPFLKEKDYPVFDCANKCGKYGKRFLSYESHIRTMAAAQPFISGAISKTINLPEDAVVEDVKNAYFLSWKMMIKANALYRDGSKLSQPLNSVLELLNGIEIEEQDEVREALISRDPVQIAEKVITKYISHRRKLPSRRAGYTQKAIVGGHKVYLRTGEYEDGQIGEIFIDMHKEGAAFRSLMNAFAISVSLGLQHGVPLEEYVDAFTFFKFEPNGIVSGNKHIKMSTSVIDYIFRELAITYLGRYDLGQVAPEDLRGDEIGSKRATAESNVSEKETVTNTAVAEAPPKKEVETISYSQMISKERTSAPTGLALLEEVKLAKIKGYTGDSCSECGSFEMVRNGSCLKCMSCGSTTGCS comes from the coding sequence ATGAAGCTAAACCGTCATTTTACCGCCCCCAAAGGTGAAGAATCGTCCGAAATTCGTTGGGCGAAACGCAATTCCAGGATTTCCAATCCGGATGGATCTAAAGTTTTCGAAGCAAACGACATCAAGGTTCCTGAGGGTTGGTCCCAGGTCGCAGTTGATATTCTTGCGCAGAAATATTTCCGTCGTAAAGGAATTCCTAAGTATCTCAAAAAGATACAAGAGGAAGGGATTCCAGAATGGCTTCAAAAATCGGTTCCCGATACGGAAAAATTGGAATCGTTAAAGCCGGAAGATCGTTTTGGCGGTGAAACCAGCGCGCTCGAAGTCTTTCATAGACTAGCGGGATGTTGGACGTATTGGGGATATAAATACAAATACTTCTCCGATGAAGAAAGTGCAAAAGTTTTCTACGATGAAATCGTATATATGCTCGCTACTCAGATGGCGGCTCCCAATTCCCCTCAGTGGTTCAACACAGGTTTGAACTGGGCTTATGGAATTGATGGTAAATCTCAAGGTCATTATTATGTGGATCCGACGACCGGTAAGCTCGTTAAGTCCGCTTCGGCCTATGAACATCCTCAACCTCACGCTTGTTTTATCCAAAGTGTGGACGACGATCTCGTAAACGAAGGTGGAATCATGGATCTTTGGGTTCGTGAAGCCAGACTTTTTAAATACGGTTCTGGAACTGGAACCAACTTCTCCAATTTAAGAGGAGAAAACGAACCCCTTTCCGGCGGAGGAAAGAGTTCCGGTCTCATGAGTTTCTTAAAGATCGGAGATCGCGCCGCGGGTGCGATCAAATCCGGCGGAACTACTCGTCGCGCCGCGAAGATGGTTTGTCTCGACGTAGACCATCCGGATATCGAAAGTTTTGTAGATTGGAAAGTAACCGAAGAAAAGAAAGTAGCTTCTCTGGTAACCGGTTCTATGTTGAATAACCGTCATCTCAATGCGATCATTTCCGCTTGTTACGAGATGGAAGGTGAAGATCGTTTTGATCCTAAGAAGAATTCTTCTCTTAAAAAAACCATCGTAGAAGCAAAGAAGGTTTTAATTCCCGATAATTACATCAAACGTGTGATCGATCTCGCCAAACAAGGTTACAAAGAAATTCTTTTTGAAGAACTCACAACCGATTGGCAATCCGACGCTTACAATACGGTTTCCGGTCAGAACAGCAACAACTCGGTTCGTCTTACGAATGAATTTATGACCGCGGTAGAACAAGACCAACCTTGGAACTTGTATTTCAGAACCGAAAAAGAAAGAGCGAAAGCGGAAGGACGCAAACCAAAAGCTTCCGAAACTCTCAGAGCGAGAGAACTTTGGGAAAAAATTTCCTATGCTGCTTGGGCGAGCGCGGATCCTGGAACTCAATATCATACAACAATCAATGAATGGCATACTTGTCCGGAAGACGGTCCGATCAACGCATCGAACCCCTGCTCCGAATATATGTTCTTGGATAACACGGCTTGTAATCTCGCCTCGGCGAATTTACAAAAGTTCGTAGATCTGGAAACGTTGAACTTCGACGTGGAAGGATATCGTTATCTTTGTAAACTCTGGACGATCATTCTTGAAATCTCCATTACGATGGCGCAGTTTCCGTCTAAGGAAATCGCAGAACTTTCTTATAAGTTCCGGACAGTAGGTCTTGGTTATGCAAACCTCGGTTCCGTTCTGATGATTCTTGGAATTCCTTATGATTCTCAAGAAGCGATGGCGATCACAGGTGCGATCTCTTCCATCATGCACATGACCGCTTATGCTACTTCCGCAGAGATGGCGAAAGAACAAGGTCCTTTTGCAGGGTATGCGAAGAATAAAAAGCACATGTTGAAAGTGATTCGTAATCATAGAAGAGCGGCTTACAATGCTCCTTCCGGCGATTACGAAGGTCTTACGATCACTCCCGTGGGAATCAATCCTGCGTTCTGCCCTTCCTATATGTTGAAAGCGGCTCAAGAGGATTCGGATCTCGCTTTGGCTCTGGGTGAAAAACACGGTTATAGAAATGCTCAAGTTACCGTAATCGCACCTACCGGAACGATCGGTCTCGTGATGGATTGTGATACTACGGGAATCGAGCCCGATTTCGCACTGGTGAAATTCAAAAAACTCGCCGGCGGCGGTTATTTCAAAATCATCAATCAATCAGTTCCTTTTGGTTTGAAAAAATTAGGTTATTCTCCTTCCGAGATTGAAGCGATCGTAAACTATTGCAAAGGACACGCTACTCTGAACGGTGCCCCGATCGTAAATACACAAGCTCTGAAAGAAAAAGGTTTTACGAATGAGATTCTCGAAAAAGTGGAAGCTTCTCTTCCGCTCGCTTTCGATATCAACTTTGCGTTCAACAAGTTCAATCTGGGAGAAGACTTCTTAACCCGTAATCTTGGAATCGCAAAGGAAATCTTTGATGTTCCCGGTTTTTCTCTTTTGGAATACCTCGGTTTTTCTAAAGACGATATCAACAAAGCAAACGATTACGTTTGTGGAACGATGACGATAGAAAACGCTCCTTTCTTGAAAGAGAAAGACTATCCTGTTTTTGATTGTGCAAACAAATGCGGTAAGTATGGAAAAAGATTCCTTTCTTACGAATCTCATATTCGCACGATGGCAGCGGCTCAACCGTTTATCAGCGGCGCGATCTCTAAGACGATCAACCTTCCGGAAGACGCGGTCGTAGAGGATGTGAAAAACGCATACTTCCTTTCCTGGAAGATGATGATCAAAGCAAACGCTCTTTACAGAGACGGATCAAAACTTTCTCAACCGCTCAATTCCGTGTTGGAGCTTCTGAATGGAATTGAAATCGAAGAGCAAGACGAAGTCAGAGAAGCTTTGATTTCCAGAGATCCCGTTCAAATCGCGGAAAAAGTAATTACGAAGTATATCTCTCATAGAAGAAAACTTCCAAGCAGAAGAGCGGGGTATACTCAAAAGGCGATCGTAGGCGGTCACAAGGTTTATTTGAGAACCGGTGAATACGAAGACGGTCAGATCGGAGAGATCTTTATCGATATGCACAAGGAAGGAGCGGCGTTTAGAAGTTTGATGAACGCGTTCGCAATTTCAGTTTCCTTAGGTCTTCAACACGGGGTTCCATTGGAAGAATATGTGGATGCATTTACATTCTTCAAATTTGAGCCGAACGGAATCGTTTCCGGAAACAAACACATCAAGATGAGTACTTCCGTTATCGATTATATCTTTAGAGAATTGGCGATTACTTATCTCGGAAGATACGACCTCGGACAAGTGGCTCCGGAAGATTTGAGAGGAGACGAGATCGGTTCCAAAAGAGCTACCGCAGAATCAAACGTAAGTGAAAAAGAAACGGTTACGAACACTGCGGTTGCGGAAGCTCCTCCGAAGAAAGAAGTGGAAACCATTTCTTATTCTCAGATGATTTCCAAGGAAAGAACTTCTGCTCCAACTGGACTTGCGCTTCTGGAAGAAGTAAAACTCGCGAAGATCAAGGGTTATACCGGAGATTCTTGTTCCGAATGTGGATCGTTTGAAATGGTGAGAAATGGATCTTGTCTGAAGTGTATGTCCTGCGGGTCTACCACTGGATGTTCTTGA